The following proteins come from a genomic window of Paenibacillus swuensis:
- a CDS encoding ATP-dependent DNA helicase, with amino-acid sequence MQTYQMNVRTLVEYVYRSGSLDSEFRAQTSMIEGTKAHQKVQQSYGESHFKEVYLKAEFLFEGLQFILDGRCDGLFLDQDIVTIDEIKSTVKPLSEIAETSYPVHWAQAKCYAYMYALEHGHEQMDVQLTYVQLHSEERKCYKQSYTTPDLETFMLELLRVYFPYAQMKVQHGLDRNHSIKELPFPFQSYREGQRKFAGAVYQSIADCHHLFAKAPTGTGKTISTLFPSVKAIGEGLLQRVFYLTAKTITRTAAEEALALMERNGLKVHSVTITAKDKVCHQEEPFCQKEYCAFADGYYDRINEAMLDLYTHERRLTRDVIHAYSHKHRVCPFEFSLDAAYAADIIICDYNYIFDPGVSLKRMFDDRKKHTVLLIDEAHNLVDRAREMYSAELNKVPFMLLKKEYKSYHPQLAASAKRVNDYFIRVRKELGEDKHTVSIDQPDALKEMIEPFISHAEQELIQSSFGPGPELQALLLETYFQAQSYIRISKFYDERYVTQAEVTRSGVRIKLFCLDPSYNLQQMSKGYRSRIHFSATLSPLSFYMDMLGGGEEDYSVSIPSPFMQEQLEVRVLPLSTRYRNREESISPIIAMLTRLAEERQGNMLVFFPSYEYMNQIYEAYMLHEPAHDILIQGNALTEEERERFLAAFDAENTHAVTGFAVMGGIFSEGIDLIGDRLTCVVIIGVGLPQLNPERDLLKDYFNHNGKNGYDYAYVYPGMNKVLQAGGRLIRSEQDRGLLILVDDRYLQSAYQRLLPPEWRNYTVWQP; translated from the coding sequence ATGCAAACCTATCAGATGAATGTCAGAACATTGGTGGAATACGTCTATCGCAGCGGGAGTCTGGATTCCGAGTTCCGTGCTCAAACTTCGATGATCGAGGGGACGAAGGCACACCAGAAGGTTCAGCAGTCTTATGGAGAATCCCACTTCAAAGAAGTGTATTTGAAAGCGGAGTTCCTATTTGAGGGACTGCAATTTATTCTTGATGGCCGATGTGACGGACTGTTTCTCGATCAGGACATTGTCACCATTGATGAGATCAAATCTACGGTGAAGCCTTTGTCTGAAATTGCCGAAACCAGTTATCCTGTACATTGGGCCCAAGCCAAGTGTTACGCTTATATGTATGCACTAGAGCATGGACATGAGCAGATGGATGTGCAACTTACCTATGTTCAACTTCATTCCGAAGAGCGGAAGTGTTACAAGCAAAGCTATACCACGCCGGATCTTGAAACATTCATGTTGGAATTGCTTCGAGTCTATTTCCCTTATGCTCAGATGAAGGTTCAACACGGGTTGGACCGTAATCATAGTATCAAAGAGCTGCCTTTTCCATTTCAAAGCTACAGAGAAGGGCAACGGAAGTTTGCGGGCGCGGTCTATCAATCGATTGCCGACTGCCATCATCTTTTTGCTAAAGCGCCGACAGGAACAGGAAAAACGATTTCCACACTGTTTCCGTCGGTGAAAGCGATAGGCGAGGGATTGCTGCAACGCGTATTTTATCTGACAGCCAAGACGATTACCCGAACTGCTGCTGAGGAAGCACTGGCCTTAATGGAACGAAACGGGCTGAAGGTTCATTCCGTGACGATCACCGCTAAAGATAAAGTATGCCATCAAGAGGAACCCTTTTGCCAGAAGGAGTATTGCGCGTTTGCCGATGGATATTATGACCGGATTAATGAAGCGATGCTGGATCTCTACACACACGAACGCAGGTTGACCCGGGATGTCATTCACGCGTATTCGCATAAACATCGGGTATGTCCATTCGAATTCTCCCTGGATGCCGCTTATGCCGCGGATATTATTATTTGTGACTATAATTATATTTTTGATCCGGGTGTGTCTCTAAAGCGAATGTTCGACGACCGGAAGAAGCACACCGTGCTGCTTATCGATGAGGCGCATAATTTGGTGGATCGGGCTCGGGAGATGTATTCGGCTGAGTTAAATAAAGTTCCATTTATGTTGCTGAAAAAAGAATACAAATCATATCATCCGCAGCTGGCTGCCTCCGCTAAAAGGGTGAACGATTATTTCATTCGTGTTCGTAAAGAACTCGGAGAGGACAAGCACACGGTGTCCATAGACCAACCTGATGCGCTTAAAGAAATGATAGAGCCGTTTATTTCACATGCCGAGCAGGAGCTGATTCAGTCTTCTTTCGGTCCCGGGCCGGAGCTTCAAGCGTTGTTGCTGGAAACGTACTTCCAAGCTCAAAGTTATATACGCATTAGCAAGTTTTATGATGAACGCTATGTGACTCAAGCTGAAGTAACCAGATCGGGTGTGCGGATCAAGTTGTTCTGCTTAGACCCTTCTTACAATTTGCAGCAAATGTCTAAAGGCTACCGCTCCCGCATTCATTTCTCGGCAACGTTATCACCTTTATCTTTTTATATGGATATGTTAGGCGGTGGGGAGGAGGACTACTCGGTATCTATTCCTTCACCGTTTATGCAGGAGCAGCTTGAGGTGAGGGTCCTACCCTTGTCCACACGTTACAGGAACCGTGAAGAATCAATCTCTCCAATCATTGCGATGCTTACCCGATTAGCAGAGGAACGGCAAGGGAATATGCTCGTGTTTTTTCCTTCTTATGAGTACATGAACCAAATTTATGAGGCGTATATGTTGCATGAACCTGCGCATGATATTTTGATTCAGGGCAACGCCTTAACTGAGGAGGAGCGGGAGCGGTTTCTGGCTGCGTTTGACGCGGAGAATACACACGCTGTTACCGGGTTTGCCGTGATGGGAGGAATCTTCTCAGAAGGAATTGATCTCATAGGAGATCGGTTGACTTGCGTTGTGATTATTGGTGTAGGGCTTCCGCAACTGAACCCGGAACGGGATTTGTTGAAAGACTACTTCAATCACAACGGCAAGAACGGTTACGATTACGCTTACGTATATCCGGGTATGAACAAAGTGCTGCAAGCAGGCGGCCGGTTGATAAGATCCGAGCAGGACCGCGGCTTGCTGATCCTGGTGGATGATCGATACCTACAGTCTGCCTACCAACGATTGTTGCCTCCCGAATGGAGAAACTATACGGTTTGGCAACCCTAG
- a CDS encoding NupC/NupG family nucleoside CNT transporter codes for MKYLIILVGLVVIYLLAYVASNGRNRIRYRPLLVMIVLQIILAFLLLNTEIGEWVIRGFASVFVQLLAYAGEGINFVFGGLANEGQAPFFLSVLLPIVFISALIGILQYIRILPIIISIIGLVLSKVNGMGRLESYNAVASAVLGQSEVFISVKKQIGLMPKHRMYTLCASAMSTVSMSIVGAYMTMIDPKYVVTALVLNLFGGFIIASIINPYVVSKEEDLLEVKEEEKQSFFEMLGEYILDGFKVAIVVAAMLIGFVALISMINGIFNSIFGISFQQILGYVFAPFAFVIGVPWGEAVEAGSIMATKLVSNEFVAMLELGQHTGLSNRTVGIVSVFLVSFANFSSIGIIAGAVKGLHEQQGNVVARFGLKLLYGATLVSFLSAAIAGLFL; via the coding sequence TTGAAATATTTAATCATCCTTGTGGGCCTTGTGGTCATCTACCTACTTGCCTATGTTGCAAGCAACGGGCGTAACCGGATTCGTTACCGACCTTTACTTGTGATGATTGTATTGCAGATCATCCTCGCATTTCTATTGTTAAATACTGAAATCGGGGAATGGGTCATCCGTGGATTTGCCTCTGTCTTCGTTCAATTGCTCGCTTATGCGGGTGAAGGCATTAATTTCGTTTTTGGCGGTTTGGCCAATGAAGGACAAGCTCCGTTCTTTCTGTCGGTTCTTTTGCCAATTGTCTTCATCTCGGCGTTGATTGGAATTCTACAATATATCAGAATTTTGCCGATCATCATCAGTATCATTGGATTGGTATTGAGCAAGGTTAACGGAATGGGCAGGTTGGAATCTTATAACGCTGTTGCTTCCGCGGTTCTTGGGCAATCCGAGGTATTCATCTCAGTCAAAAAGCAAATTGGTCTCATGCCGAAGCATAGGATGTACACCTTATGCGCGTCCGCGATGTCTACGGTTTCAATGTCCATTGTCGGTGCCTATATGACGATGATTGATCCGAAGTATGTCGTTACGGCATTAGTACTGAATTTATTCGGTGGCTTTATTATTGCTTCCATCATTAACCCCTATGTTGTATCCAAAGAAGAGGATCTCCTGGAAGTTAAAGAAGAAGAAAAACAATCTTTTTTTGAAATGCTGGGCGAGTATATTTTAGACGGGTTTAAGGTAGCTATCGTTGTAGCAGCGATGCTAATCGGATTTGTAGCTCTGATTTCCATGATTAATGGTATCTTCAACAGCATCTTCGGGATATCGTTTCAGCAGATTCTGGGTTATGTTTTCGCTCCGTTCGCGTTTGTCATCGGCGTGCCTTGGGGAGAGGCCGTCGAAGCAGGAAGCATCATGGCGACCAAGCTGGTATCGAATGAATTTGTGGCCATGTTGGAACTGGGACAGCATACCGGTTTGTCGAACAGAACCGTGGGTATTGTATCTGTATTCCTGGTATCCTTCGCCAATTTCTCTTCGATCGGTATTATCGCCGGCGCTGTCAAAGGATTGCATGAACAACAGGGAAATGTCGTTGCCCGCTTTGGTCTGAAATTATTGTACGGAGCTACCTTGGTAAGCTTCCTGTCCGCTGCGATTGCCGGTTTGTTTCTATAA
- a CDS encoding cold-shock protein — MYRKVLYEDLPKEDTTIWSCEKEGCTGWIRDNFAFESAPLCHQCSSTMITSVKLLPTLVNSNRDIKALKKGIQIDA, encoded by the coding sequence ATGTACCGTAAAGTATTGTACGAAGATCTGCCCAAAGAAGATACAACGATCTGGTCTTGTGAGAAGGAAGGATGCACAGGTTGGATTCGTGATAATTTCGCTTTCGAAAGCGCGCCACTCTGTCATCAATGTTCTTCTACCATGATCACAAGTGTGAAGTTGCTTCCCACCCTGGTCAATTCGAATCGGGATATTAAAGCATTGAAGAAAGGCATTCAGATTGATGCCTGA
- a CDS encoding PQQ-dependent sugar dehydrogenase: MNKFKLALLAFMILSGCSKSPDSISSTDQHAVNDQNSIPYTVEVYANQLNVPWDMAFAEDGRIFFTERPGVVRVMKNDKVMAEPVISFQDPFLSKGEGGLLGIALDPAFATNHYIYVYQTYKHSGEVRNRVIRLLEKDNKAKLDQVILADIPGSDNHNGGRIKFGPDGMLYITAGDRYVPSLAQELTTTGGKILRIAPDGGIPQDNPFPGSPVYSLGHRNPQGLVWQPGTGKLYASEHGQAAHDEINLITSGENYGWPVIEGDREQDGMVKPLIHSGEETWAPSGMTFVTQGEWQGHLLVATLRGEQLLKFKVGGKGEITATATSYLFKNQYGRLRNVVEGPDGSLYIMTNNRDGRGDPNHDDDLILRLKPNPK; encoded by the coding sequence ATGAATAAGTTCAAGTTAGCCTTGCTAGCCTTTATGATTCTATCGGGGTGCTCAAAGAGTCCGGATTCTATATCTTCCACTGACCAGCATGCCGTAAATGATCAAAACTCGATTCCATACACCGTTGAAGTTTATGCGAATCAATTGAACGTTCCATGGGATATGGCCTTTGCCGAAGACGGTAGAATATTCTTTACAGAACGACCCGGCGTTGTTCGTGTCATGAAGAACGATAAGGTCATGGCTGAACCCGTTATTTCTTTTCAAGATCCTTTTCTGAGCAAAGGCGAAGGAGGCTTGCTTGGGATTGCGTTGGATCCGGCATTCGCAACCAATCATTATATATACGTTTATCAAACCTATAAGCATAGTGGCGAGGTTCGGAATCGTGTTATCCGTCTTCTTGAGAAGGACAATAAAGCCAAGTTGGATCAAGTCATTCTGGCGGATATTCCCGGATCGGATAATCATAACGGCGGCAGGATTAAATTCGGCCCGGACGGTATGCTTTACATTACGGCGGGGGATCGCTATGTGCCATCATTGGCTCAAGAATTGACCACTACAGGCGGCAAAATCCTTCGCATCGCTCCCGACGGCGGCATCCCGCAGGATAATCCTTTTCCGGGTTCGCCGGTATACAGTTTAGGGCACCGAAATCCGCAAGGTTTAGTTTGGCAACCCGGAACAGGCAAACTCTATGCCTCGGAACACGGTCAGGCGGCTCATGACGAGATCAACCTCATTACATCTGGCGAAAACTACGGATGGCCGGTCATTGAAGGCGATCGTGAACAGGATGGCATGGTGAAGCCGTTAATCCACAGCGGCGAGGAAACTTGGGCACCCTCAGGGATGACCTTCGTCACACAAGGAGAATGGCAGGGTCATTTGCTCGTTGCTACATTGCGGGGAGAGCAGTTGTTGAAGTTTAAAGTAGGCGGCAAGGGAGAAATCACAGCGACAGCGACTTCATATCTGTTTAAAAATCAGTATGGACGATTACGTAACGTGGTTGAAGGCCCTGACGGATCGCTTTACATCATGACCAATAATCGAGACGGTCGGGGGGATCCGAATCATGATGATGACCTTATTCTGAGACTTAAACCCAATCCTAAATAA
- a CDS encoding cold-shock protein, whose translation METGTVKWFNAEKGFGFIEVEGGSDVFVHFSAIQGEGFKSLDEGQRVQFNITQGNRGPQAENVVKL comes from the coding sequence ATGGAAACAGGTACAGTGAAATGGTTTAACGCAGAGAAAGGCTTCGGCTTTATCGAAGTAGAAGGCGGAAGTGACGTATTCGTTCATTTCAGCGCGATTCAAGGCGAAGGCTTTAAATCTTTGGATGAAGGTCAACGCGTACAATTCAACATTACTCAAGGTAACCGCGGACCGCAAGCTGAGAATGTTGTAAAACTATAA
- a CDS encoding sigma-70 family RNA polymerase sigma factor: MSDSYKEMFHVHYPTVVRKLTGLVRNESIAEDLAQEVFLRLYQHPPNEIDAVGAWLHRVLTRVGYDYLNRQTRERQIIEKQEHVERSSEQLQQSNEDVVMSKMNQNEVQEVLDALPERDRQLLMLKYSGYSYNEIAEKLQVQKSFVGTLLQRASVKFKKQAEAGMLNPYKQEV, from the coding sequence TTGTCAGATTCATATAAAGAAATGTTCCATGTACACTATCCGACGGTTGTGCGCAAGCTGACGGGGCTGGTGCGGAATGAATCCATTGCAGAGGACTTAGCACAAGAAGTGTTTCTGCGGCTGTATCAGCACCCTCCCAACGAAATCGATGCCGTAGGCGCATGGTTGCATCGGGTGTTAACGCGTGTCGGGTATGATTACTTAAACCGTCAAACCAGAGAACGCCAGATTATAGAGAAACAAGAGCATGTAGAAAGATCAAGCGAGCAACTGCAACAATCCAACGAAGACGTAGTCATGAGCAAGATGAATCAAAACGAGGTGCAAGAAGTGCTGGATGCCCTTCCTGAGCGGGACCGGCAATTGTTGATGCTGAAATATTCGGGATACAGTTATAACGAAATTGCGGAGAAGCTTCAAGTTCAGAAATCTTTTGTAGGCACGTTGCTTCAAAGAGCGTCTGTGAAATTCAAGAAACAAGCCGAAGCCGGCATGCTGAATCCATACAAACAGGAGGTATAA
- a CDS encoding ABC transporter permease subunit, with protein MMTILMMTWKEMMRKRVLSLTFILTVVFLIGFWYVAKIIGNDGNMGVPDPTQNLIRDFSNGSIILSLGFFFATFVIAFLSIFSSFSVVSGEAEQGVMQALLPRPLPRWKWFMGRWLGYTLLGVLYSALLFIALLFITDLYAGIPRELGVWMKSFLLFAWIVPLLVSVSMLGSCYFPAFGNGVFMIMMYGAGWLGGMLEKVTATGMFKEDSRASLDMVSGLTSLAMPVDTLQRRMLAELFSFKDMQSYLDIDRMGPFSLQAIPSNTFLVYAALYTVAALLLGMFTFQRKDL; from the coding sequence ATGATGACCATTCTCATGATGACATGGAAAGAAATGATGCGTAAACGCGTCTTAAGCTTAACCTTCATACTAACCGTGGTATTTCTTATCGGATTCTGGTATGTAGCGAAAATTATCGGCAACGATGGCAACATGGGTGTCCCTGATCCAACTCAAAATCTAATCCGGGATTTCAGTAACGGCAGCATTATTCTATCCCTGGGATTCTTTTTCGCTACCTTTGTCATTGCGTTTCTTTCGATCTTCAGCTCCTTTTCCGTCGTTTCCGGGGAGGCGGAACAAGGTGTAATGCAAGCCTTGCTGCCCAGACCCTTACCCCGTTGGAAATGGTTTATGGGCCGATGGCTCGGATACACGCTTCTTGGAGTTCTGTACTCTGCGTTGCTATTCATTGCCCTGCTGTTTATCACCGATTTGTATGCGGGAATCCCGAGAGAATTGGGAGTATGGATGAAATCGTTTCTTTTGTTTGCATGGATTGTGCCTCTGTTAGTATCGGTATCCATGCTGGGTTCGTGTTATTTTCCGGCGTTCGGGAACGGTGTGTTTATGATCATGATGTACGGTGCGGGTTGGTTGGGCGGTATGTTGGAGAAAGTTACGGCAACGGGGATGTTTAAAGAGGATTCCAGAGCTTCGCTGGACATGGTATCGGGACTAACTTCGTTAGCAATGCCGGTAGATACACTTCAAAGACGGATGCTTGCTGAACTGTTCTCCTTTAAAGACATGCAATCTTATTTGGATATCGACAGAATGGGACCCTTCAGTTTGCAAGCCATTCCTTCAAACACCTTCTTGGTGTATGCTGCTTTGTATACAGTGGCGGCCTTGCTTCTCGGCATGTTCACTTTTCAACGTAAAGATTTATAG
- a CDS encoding DUF1206 domain-containing protein produces the protein MTKSNTIRSKTSSASRQAEQAVQEASPWVDKLARLGYAAKGVVYSTIGILAIMTAAGFGGELTDKQGSLRAIGAQPFGSVILIILAIGLTGYFLWCMIQTFMDPDRNGTDWKGILKRIGSFASGIIYGSLAYSAIRTVIKAGGSQGTNEQSMTASLLEKPFGATMVAIAGVLVIALGIYQLIKAVKASFTKRFRKEEMSPRVYAAAVRISRVGITARAVVFGLIGYFLMVTAIQSDSSETKGLDGALAELAKQPYGQWLLGAVAIGLFAYGIYLFTLARYRKTLGSHR, from the coding sequence TTGACTAAATCCAACACTATACGCTCTAAGACTTCCAGTGCTTCCCGACAAGCGGAACAAGCGGTTCAGGAAGCTTCACCATGGGTTGATAAGCTGGCCAGATTGGGCTACGCGGCCAAAGGCGTAGTCTACAGCACGATCGGTATACTCGCTATTATGACTGCGGCAGGTTTCGGCGGAGAGCTTACCGACAAACAAGGTTCGTTAAGGGCCATTGGGGCACAACCATTCGGAAGTGTCATTCTGATTATACTTGCAATCGGACTGACCGGATATTTTCTTTGGTGCATGATTCAAACCTTTATGGATCCGGATCGTAACGGTACCGATTGGAAAGGCATCTTAAAGCGAATAGGCAGCTTCGCCAGCGGCATCATCTACGGCAGCTTAGCTTACAGCGCAATCCGCACGGTTATAAAGGCTGGCGGCAGCCAAGGGACCAATGAACAAAGTATGACAGCAAGTTTGTTAGAGAAACCGTTCGGGGCAACAATGGTGGCTATCGCAGGTGTTCTTGTCATTGCCCTGGGTATTTATCAACTGATTAAAGCAGTTAAAGCATCCTTCACTAAACGTTTCAGAAAAGAAGAAATGAGCCCGCGAGTCTACGCAGCGGCAGTTCGAATATCCAGAGTGGGCATTACGGCCAGGGCTGTTGTATTTGGTCTAATAGGATATTTCTTAATGGTTACGGCGATTCAATCGGATTCCAGTGAGACGAAGGGGTTGGACGGAGCTCTGGCGGAGCTGGCTAAGCAGCCTTATGGGCAATGGTTATTAGGTGCGGTAGCCATTGGACTGTTCGCTTATGGTATCTACTTGTTTACATTGGCTCGTTATCGTAAGACATTGGGCAGCCACAGATAA
- a CDS encoding ABC transporter ATP-binding protein: MTTDIISTQGLTKDYGNGRGCRDITLTVRAGEAFGFLGPNGAGKSTLVKMLVGLVHPTAGEGFLFGQPVGSIEARRQIGYLPELYRYQEWLTGEEVLNLHAKLADMDRNYARKRIKHLLEEVGIGLRGRDRVKHYSKGMQQRLGFACALMNDPQLLFLDEPSSAMDPVGRHEVRQLLMGLKEQGKTIFLNSHLLEDVEVLCDRVALLNNGNIMAQGTVVDLLEESNRWRLRVGGLTPVLLEWLKETTGMAMACTDVNTSPILDVVWLDAYPQNDEQLGWLNSLIVEQGMTLYEVKKDKNRLNEWFVGAVSGLNQRGERA, encoded by the coding sequence ATGACCACGGATATCATCTCAACACAAGGACTTACGAAAGATTATGGCAATGGCCGCGGCTGTAGAGATATCACGTTGACTGTAAGGGCGGGGGAAGCATTTGGCTTCCTCGGCCCTAATGGCGCGGGTAAGAGCACACTGGTAAAAATGTTGGTGGGCTTGGTTCATCCTACCGCTGGAGAAGGATTTCTGTTCGGCCAACCCGTCGGCTCCATCGAAGCGAGGCGTCAAATCGGATATCTCCCTGAATTATACCGATATCAAGAGTGGCTGACGGGAGAAGAAGTGCTGAATCTACACGCTAAATTAGCGGATATGGATCGTAATTATGCCCGCAAGCGCATAAAGCATCTTCTCGAGGAGGTCGGAATCGGGTTGCGCGGCCGTGACCGTGTGAAGCATTATTCGAAGGGAATGCAACAAAGACTAGGCTTTGCCTGTGCGCTGATGAATGATCCGCAACTCCTGTTTCTGGACGAGCCGTCATCGGCGATGGATCCCGTGGGCAGACATGAAGTGCGACAGCTGCTGATGGGTCTAAAAGAGCAAGGGAAGACGATATTTCTAAATTCTCATCTCCTTGAGGATGTTGAGGTGTTGTGCGACCGGGTGGCTCTGCTTAATAATGGAAACATTATGGCGCAAGGTACTGTCGTCGATTTGCTTGAAGAGAGCAACCGTTGGAGACTGAGGGTAGGCGGACTAACTCCTGTCCTCTTGGAATGGTTAAAGGAAACGACGGGGATGGCAATGGCATGCACCGATGTAAATACCTCACCCATCCTTGACGTTGTGTGGCTGGATGCTTATCCGCAGAACGATGAGCAGTTAGGATGGTTAAACAGTTTAATTGTAGAGCAAGGAATGACTCTATATGAAGTCAAGAAGGACAAGAACCGCTTGAATGAATGGTTTGTTGGCGCGGTCTCGGGATTGAATCAGAGGGGTGAACGCGCATGA
- a CDS encoding DUF1003 domain-containing protein — protein MKVTLRQHRRMRTLDSEELLLRELEQYPRKKINKDDVHRVAKMVNEYQGKIKAYLHEQQEKKASRLDRFADRVAIFGGSWWFVAILALVLMIWLIMDSGRTSMFMLSFSLSIFTAFQAALIQLSQNRQAAKDKQEQMLDIAINYKAEQENLEIQEMLNEINNRLTDLEKKLEEDG, from the coding sequence GTGAAAGTCACGCTTAGACAACACCGGCGGATGCGCACGCTGGATTCCGAAGAACTTCTCCTGAGGGAACTGGAACAATACCCCAGAAAGAAAATCAATAAAGATGATGTTCATCGTGTCGCAAAGATGGTCAATGAATACCAAGGTAAAATTAAAGCGTATCTACATGAACAGCAAGAAAAAAAAGCAAGTCGACTGGATCGGTTCGCGGATCGGGTAGCCATTTTCGGAGGTAGTTGGTGGTTCGTAGCAATCCTTGCTTTGGTACTAATGATATGGTTAATCATGGACAGTGGAAGAACATCTATGTTTATGCTCAGTTTCAGCTTATCCATTTTTACGGCATTTCAAGCAGCATTGATTCAACTAAGCCAAAATCGCCAAGCTGCTAAAGATAAACAGGAACAAATGCTGGATATTGCCATTAATTATAAAGCGGAACAAGAAAATCTTGAGATTCAGGAAATGCTCAATGAAATTAACAATCGTTTGACTGACCTCGAAAAGAAATTGGAGGAAGATGGGTAA
- the glsA gene encoding glutaminase A — protein sequence MTMNELDQIQDWLTEVVDISRVFASQGEVAAYIPELLKAPHDTLGICIISPDGQTISAGDVDFELTLQSISKVFTLILALMDLGEAHVFSKVGKEPTGDDFNSMLKLELVEPGIPFNPLINAGAIVISALIQGQSPQHKSERILNFFRLISGNATLEVDEEVFMSEAAHAHRNRSLAYFLKDNGVLTDQDDVEEILEIYFRHCSIKVTCSDMARMALVLANEGVDPASGESLIPRRYVQIAKTFMITCGMYNASGEFAIGVGLPAKSGVSGGILTLVPGKYGIGIVGPALNSKGNSVAGVHLIELLSRRQKWSMF from the coding sequence ATGACAATGAATGAATTGGATCAAATTCAAGACTGGCTGACGGAAGTTGTGGATATCAGCCGTGTTTTCGCATCCCAAGGAGAAGTGGCGGCATACATTCCTGAATTATTGAAAGCGCCCCATGACACGTTAGGAATTTGCATCATATCACCAGACGGTCAAACGATTTCCGCCGGTGATGTCGACTTTGAATTGACGCTGCAGAGTATATCGAAAGTATTTACATTGATCCTGGCTCTAATGGATCTTGGCGAAGCTCATGTGTTCTCCAAAGTAGGAAAAGAACCAACAGGGGATGATTTCAACTCCATGCTTAAACTGGAATTAGTTGAACCCGGCATTCCTTTCAATCCGCTGATCAACGCGGGGGCCATTGTGATCTCAGCATTAATACAAGGACAGTCGCCTCAACATAAATCCGAACGTATTCTCAACTTTTTCCGACTGATAAGCGGTAATGCCACGCTTGAAGTGGACGAGGAAGTGTTCATGTCGGAAGCCGCTCATGCGCATCGCAATCGTTCGTTAGCTTATTTCCTTAAAGATAACGGTGTACTGACCGATCAGGATGATGTAGAAGAAATCTTGGAAATATACTTCCGGCATTGTTCGATTAAGGTAACCTGCAGTGACATGGCAAGAATGGCGTTAGTATTGGCCAATGAAGGTGTGGATCCTGCAAGCGGCGAATCCTTGATACCGCGCAGATATGTACAGATCGCTAAAACGTTCATGATTACTTGCGGTATGTACAATGCGTCCGGAGAATTTGCAATCGGTGTAGGGCTTCCAGCAAAGAGTGGTGTTTCAGGCGGTATTCTGACTTTGGTACCAGGGAAATACGGTATCGGCATTGTCGGGCCGGCATTAAATAGTAAAGGAAACAGTGTCGCGGGAGTACATTTGATTGAACTGCTTTCCAGACGTCAAAAATGGAGTATGTTTTAA